From the Paenibacillus sp. FSL H8-0548 genome, one window contains:
- a CDS encoding FAD-binding oxidoreductase codes for MMKIIVIGAGIAGASTAYQLAKQGADVLIIDRKDEGQATDAAAGIICPWLSQRRNKAWYQLAKAGARYYPVLMDELESEGETETGYARVGALSIHMDSEKIGKMEERASKRIEDAPEIGEITRLDEHRTRELFPLLGEGYSSIHISGAARVDGRALRDALLRSAQRNGAELIYGDAKIEFHSNRATGVMVGVNRYQADLVIVCAGAWAGPLLQPLGIDFKISYQKAQIMHLLAPDAKQNTGSWPVVMPPSDQYLLAFEQQKIVIGATHENNIEGYDTRITPGGMHEILSKSLTFAPNLADSTFQEVRVGFRPFTADFLPVMGAIPEWEGLLAVNGLGASGLTMGPYIGLQLAKLALGLELDIDLTDYDLRKSIS; via the coding sequence TCATTGGAGCGGGAATTGCTGGTGCATCAACCGCCTATCAATTGGCTAAGCAGGGAGCAGACGTCCTCATCATCGATCGGAAAGATGAAGGACAGGCTACGGATGCTGCTGCTGGCATCATTTGTCCTTGGCTATCGCAGCGGCGGAATAAGGCATGGTACCAGCTTGCGAAAGCAGGAGCGCGTTATTACCCTGTGCTAATGGATGAGCTTGAAAGCGAAGGAGAAACCGAAACCGGCTATGCCAGAGTCGGGGCCCTTAGTATACATATGGATTCGGAGAAGATTGGCAAAATGGAAGAGCGGGCTTCCAAGCGCATAGAAGACGCGCCAGAAATCGGCGAGATTACCCGGCTTGATGAACATAGGACCCGTGAGCTCTTCCCGCTGCTCGGAGAAGGATATTCTTCCATACATATTAGCGGGGCCGCCCGTGTTGATGGCCGGGCGCTGCGCGATGCTTTGCTTCGATCTGCGCAAAGGAACGGGGCTGAGCTTATTTATGGAGATGCTAAGATTGAATTTCATTCGAACCGTGCAACAGGTGTAATGGTAGGAGTGAATCGCTACCAGGCTGACCTAGTAATCGTTTGTGCCGGAGCTTGGGCGGGGCCGTTGCTGCAGCCTTTAGGTATTGATTTCAAAATAAGTTATCAGAAAGCACAAATCATGCACCTGCTGGCTCCAGATGCCAAACAAAATACTGGCAGCTGGCCGGTCGTTATGCCGCCTTCTGATCAATATCTGCTCGCCTTTGAACAGCAGAAAATCGTGATAGGGGCGACTCATGAAAATAATATTGAAGGCTACGATACGAGGATTACGCCTGGCGGAATGCATGAAATTTTAAGCAAATCGCTTACATTCGCACCTAATCTCGCAGATAGCACATTTCAGGAAGTTAGAGTGGGCTTTCGCCCCTTTACAGCTGACTTTCTTCCGGTCATGGGCGCCATCCCAGAATGGGAAGGACTTCTTGCAGTAAACGGTCTCGGGGCCTCCGGATTGACGATGGGCCCTTATATTGGACTCCAGCTGGCTAAGCTGGCACTAGGATTGGAATTAGATATTGATTTAACTGATTATGACCTTCGTAAATCCATTAGCTGA
- a CDS encoding GrpB family protein, with translation MEVRLSDYSENWINLFHAEAEFLKTIFKDEIVRFEHFGSTSVTGLKAKPVIDMMCIVKDINMIDSFNEKMLSLGYDVAGEWGIPARRLFRKGGEHRTHHIHFYQSDNPHIERHLIFRDYLRSHPEEVARYSLFKENLAKRFENTSEYSPAKKAFVKEMEHLALVWFAGNQKS, from the coding sequence ATGGAAGTTAGACTAAGTGACTATAGTGAAAACTGGATTAATCTTTTTCATGCAGAAGCCGAATTTCTAAAAACAATATTTAAAGATGAAATCGTTCGATTTGAGCATTTTGGAAGCACATCAGTCACGGGCTTGAAGGCTAAACCTGTCATAGACATGATGTGTATCGTAAAGGACATTAATATGATTGATTCATTTAACGAAAAGATGCTATCCCTTGGCTATGACGTTGCTGGAGAGTGGGGCATCCCTGCGAGAAGATTATTTCGAAAAGGCGGAGAACATCGAACCCACCATATCCATTTTTATCAAAGTGATAACCCTCATATTGAACGGCATTTAATATTTAGAGATTATTTGAGAAGCCATCCGGAGGAAGTTGCGAGATACAGCCTTTTTAAAGAAAATCTAGCCAAACGCTTCGAAAATACAAGTGAGTATAGCCCAGCTAAAAAAGCATTTGTCAAGGAAATGGAGCATCTCGCGCTCGTCTGGTTTGCTGGCAATCAAAAAAGCTAA